A genomic stretch from Helianthus annuus cultivar XRQ/B chromosome 1, HanXRQr2.0-SUNRISE, whole genome shotgun sequence includes:
- the LOC110919646 gene encoding uncharacterized protein LOC110919646 gives MCCYVFFNIFLDVIGYVCVCYNIEDTNKKDGSKGKRLNLKLQDIEDVQIDLTLWDDYAKDMYSYMVSEKREAHVVVVVHFGAVKTYKGKWGLSNNFDGSRIFINDNFDDMLLFRQKFLAKLAASTESSSHAGSYIMCSVEDEFLKNDVFSPIAYLGSILEPKKVVVVGTIVAIVSDKMWYYDGCNYCKSKVEQKFETYDKDDGTSDVKEEKLYQCSNKDCNGKEVFPLSRFKIPVRVQDSTGTVTLTLFDHEAMKFVGKTAKELIEIQDELLRSNKNPGEYPVEFESLLNIKCAFVIKVSDFNIVNAVENYGISIVTTDEDILDKLNKKFKIDQLDVSDSFGMTQSEFQATGGDSFKDADSYTGDNTTPVSKDYVSDLKQPSSDMKRNLDDVYLNDEGVGSSAILCGVNKMQNTFQQLTSYSSEPPHPGIADEGKYRRWLRKIYLDYKKSKSTALPAYFVRGNHLDSLVNVTSSNFTPSTMRKEGNVLQDKYTTPNRTPFANIENITPDNIATSSTLPLNDRYSFNPPITNKRNTRCSISEITSLKKISSGKRRLIHKPIEIEAIPMGPLESDDENHIHEIVADATKGVSKDYVDHGDQSLTCGLCFAKLWATEGGKGRITLQKQTYSLCCGYGKVDLPEYKDSHPSYQMLFSYLDQESKFFLKNIRRYNSMFSFTSMGGKVDTKINKGNAPYVYRISGQNAHSMGSLLPKEGAQPKFSQLYIYDTENELANRELLFGDSTSKASLRAKELDAKFIKFLTNMLDSTNMLVKTYRMVRDHLHENPNVSLKLRLISQRDRDGRTYNLPTCSEVAALIVDEPNLKIESRDIIVEKRSGVLKRISELHPSYLALQYPILFPYGDDGYRINIPHREFGPNTKKTRPTCTMREFFAYRIQDRHNKFSLILNARRLFQQFLVDAYTMIESERLNFIRFQQIKLRSDSLNSLKNVQEVGQSDLSHTGQPVILPSSFTGGSRYMMQNYLDAMALCRNYGYPDFFITITCNPKWPEIVRFIGDSSIKPEDRPDILCRLFKMKLDELITDLKQKKNFGDINAVVYTVEFQKRGLPHAHICLFMKADHKLPTVEHIDPFISAEIPDKNEDPELYSLVSDFMIHGPCGHANKKCPCMVGNRCSKNFPKKFLESTSIDSDGFPVYRRRDSGHTVVKKGVTLDNRSVVPYNKKLLKRYQAHINVEWCNQAGSIKYLFKYINKGPDRATVAVFDSDRGPDEEIPKDEIKEYYEARYVSACEASWRIFANEVHYRYPSVMRLPFHLPGQQNVVFSCDDDIEDVLHKPQVNSSIFLEWMKMNNSKPEARQLTYVQFPSKYVWKLKDRCWQTRQNYVVIGRIYSASPSLGEAYYLRILLTKVKGPRSFEEIRTYEGVVYPTFRDACYARGLLDDDNEYIECIKESSFTGNAHYLRSLFGTLLLSNTLSRPEVVWEKTWELMSEDILYNMRKDSGMSGFVVSDERLKNITLTKIEKFLLRNGSSLHRFSTMPYPDDDYLMTESNRLINEELSFDIDELRGEFNNLHNSLNEDQRAVYNEIMHAVRSGKGGVFFVYGYGGTGKTFLWKTLGASIRSTGQIVINVASSGIASLLLSRGRTAHSRFHIPINLNEDSVCHIKPNTEVANLLNQAKLIIWDEAPMVHKHAFEALDRTMKDVLSVFDSRNSELPFGGKAIVFGGDFRQILPVVQNGSRQDIVNASLCSSHIWSHCKVLKLTTNMRLSVGSSTSNIEEINQFGKWLLEIGEGNVGHSNDGDSHIELPDHLLITDENDPIQALIDFVYPSVLDRFKDRHYFSERAILAPKNEVVHDINDRLLELFPGEEVEYLSSDSLCPTEDINDPLHQDLYNPDVLNSVKVSGLPNHRLVLKLGVPVMLLRNIDQQNGLCNGTRLQITRLGKRVIEAEILSGSNVGSRTYIPRISMIPSDKKIPFKFQRRQFPITVCFAMTINKSQGQSLSRVGLYLRDPVFSHGQLYVALSRVKTKDGVKVLIFDKDGRPTNKTANVVYKEIFGKL, from the exons ATGTGCTGTTATGTATTTTTCAATATTTTTTTAGATGTCATtggttatgtttgtgtttgttataACATCGAGGATACGAACAAAAAGGATGGTAGCAAAGGGAAACGCCTTAATCTTAAGCTTCAAGATATTGA AGATGTTCAGATCGATTTAACTCTTTGGGATGATTACGCTAAGGACATGTATTCTTACATGGTTAGTGAAAAGCGTGAAGCACATGTTGTCGTTGTTGTCCATTTCGGTGCTGTTAAGACATACAAAG GAAAATGGGGTTTGTCTAATAACTTTGATGGTTCAAGAATTTTCATTAACGACAACTTTGATGACATGCTATTGTTTAGGCAAAA GTTTCTTGCAAAACTTGCTGCTTCAACTGAGTCGAGTAGCCATGCTGGGTCATATATCATGTGTTCTGTCGAAGATGAATTTTTAAAGAACGATGTTTTTTCACCAATTGCTTATCTTGGATCAATCCTAGAG CCAAAGAAAGTTGTTGTTGTTGGGACTATCGTTGCAATTGTTTCAGATAAGATGTGGTATTATGATGGGTGCAACTATTGCAAGTCCAAAGTTGAGCAAAAGTTTGAAACATATGATAAGGATGATGGAACAAGTGATGTTAAAGAAGAGAAGTTGTATCAATGTTCTAACAAGGATTGTAATGGTAAAGAAGTTTTCCCGTTGTCCAG GTTCAAAATACCGGTTCGTGTTCAAGATTCAACTGGTACGGTGACACTTACATTGTTTGATCATGAGGCGATGAAGTTTGTTGGTAAAACTGCAAAGGAACTTATAGAAATTCAGGACGAg TTATTGAGGTCGAATAAGAATCCCGGAGAATATCCAGTTGAGTTTGAATCATTGCTTAACATAAAGTGTGCTTTCGTGATTAAAGTAAGTGACTTTAATATTGTGAATGCTGTCGAGAATTATGGAATCTCAATTGTTACCACTGATGAAGACATATTGGATAAGCTGaacaaaaaattcaaaattgacCAA CTTGATGTATCTGATTCTTTTGGTATGACTCAGTCTGAGTTCCAAGCTACCGGTGGTGACAGTTTCAAG GATGCGGATTCTTACACTGGGGATAACACCACACCTGTGTCGAAGGATTACGTGAGTGACTTGAAGCAACCATCTTCTGATATGAAGCGTAACCTGGATGATGTTTATTTGAATGATGAGGGAGTGGGGTCGTCAGCGA TACTCTGTGGTGTTAACAAAATGCAGAATACGTTTCAACAGCTTACTTCATATTCTTCTGAACCTCCACACCCTGGCATCG CTGACGAAGGTAAGTATAGACGTTGGTTAAGAAAAATATATCTTGATTATAAGAAGTCAAAATCAACAGCACTTCCGGCTTATTTTGTTAGag GTAATCATTTAGATTCCTTGGTTAACGTAACATCTTCAAATTTTACACCTTCTACAATGAGGAAGGAAGGAAATGTACTACAAGATAAGTATACAACACCCAACCGTACACCCTTTGCAAATATAGAAAACATAACACCAG ATAATATTGCAACCTCATCAACTTTACCATTGAATGACCGCTACTCTTTTAATCCTCCAATAACAAATAAACGTAACACAAGATGTTCGATATCCGAAATTACCTCGCTAAAAAAGATTTCTTCTGGAAAGCGTAGACTTATTCATAAACCAATTGAAATAGAAGCCATACCAATGGGTCCTcttgaatctgatgatgaaaatcaTATTCACGAGATTGTTGCAGACGCCACCAAAGGCGTATCCAAAG ATTACGTTGACCATGGTGACCAATCACTTACGTGTGGTTTATGCTTTGCAAAGTTATGGGCTACCGAAGGTGGAAAGGGTCGCATTACACTTCAAAAACAAACATATAGCTTATGTTGTGGATATGGTAAAGTTGACTTGCCTGAATATAAAGATTCTCATCCGTCTTATCAGATGCTTTTTTCCTATTTAGATCAAGAAAGCAAGTTTTTCTTAAAGAATATAAGACGTTACAATTCTATGTTTTCCTTTACTTCAATGGGAGGAAAAGTCGATACTAAAATAAACAAAGGAAATGCTCCATATGTTTATAGAATCAGTGGTCAGAATGCACATAGTATGGGTAGTCTTCTTCCTAAGGAGGGTGCCCAGCCAAAATTCTCACAACTTTATATCTATGATACTGAGAACGAGCTTGCTAATAGAGAGTTGCTATTTGG TGATTCTACAAGCAAAGCATCTTTAAGGGCAAAGGAACTTGATGCTAAATTTATAAAGTTTCTTACCAACATGTTAGATTCTACGAATATGCTGGTTAAAACTTACAGAATGGTACGCGACCACCTGCACGAGAATCCTAACGTTTCCCTTAAGCTTAGGTTAATCTCACAGAGAGATCGTGACGGAAGGACATACAACTTACCTACGTGTTCCGAAGTTGCTGCTTTAATAGTTGATGAACCTAATCTCAAGATAGAAAGTCGTGATATTATTGTTGAAAAGCGTTCAGGAGTCCTTAAGCGTATTAGCGAGTTACATCCTTCTTACCTTGCTCTCCAGTATCCGATTCTTTTTCCGTACGGAGACGATGGCTATAGGATTAATATTCCTCATAGGGAATTTGGTCCTAACACTAAAAAGACAAGACCAACTTGCACTATGAGGGAGTTTTTTGCTTATAGAATTCAAGATAGACATAACAAGTTTTCTCTAATTCTTAATGCAAGAAGGTTGTTTCAGCAGTTTTTAGTTGATGCCTACACAATGATTGAAAGTGAGAGGCTCAACTTCATACGTTTTCAGCAAATCAAACTGAGATCTGACTCACTTAACAGTCTTAAAAATGTTCAAGAGGTTGGTCAGAGTGATTTGAGTCATACCGGACAACCTGTTATATTACCGTCATCGTTTACTGGTGGTTCTCGATACATGATGCAAAACTATTTGGATGCTATGGCGTTATGTCGGAATTATGGGTATCCTGATTTCTTTATCACTATCACATGTAATCCGAAATGGCCTGAAATTGTTAGATTTATCGGTGACTCATCAATTAAGCCAGAAGACAGACCTGACATACTTTGTCGATTGTTTAAGATGAAACTCGATGAATTGATAACTGAtttgaagcaaaaaaaaaattttggtgaTATTAATGCAG ttGTTTACACAGTTGAGTTTCAAAAGCGTGGATTGCCACATGCACACATTTGCTTATTTATGAAAGCTGATCATAAGCTTCCTACGGTTGAACACATTGATCCATTTATCTCAGCTGAAATTCCGGATAAAAACGAGGATCCTGAGTTGTATTCTCTTGTGAGTGACTTTATGATTCATGGTCCTTGTGGACATGCCAACAAGAAATGTCCATGCATGGTTGGGAACCGTTGTTCTAAGAATTTTCCAAAGAAGTTTTTGGAATCCACTTCCATTGATTCTGATGGATTTCCCGTTTATAGGAGAAGAGATTCTGGTCACACGGTTGTGAAGAAGGGTGTTACTTTGGACAATAGGAGCGTAGTTCCATACAACAAAAAGCTTCTAAAAAGGTATCAGGCGCACATCAACGTCGAGTGGTGCAATCAGGCGGGTTCAATTAAgtatttgtttaaatatattaataaaggaCCTGATCGAGCCACGGTAGCTGTTTTTGATTCAGACAGAGGTCCAGATGAGGAGATCCCAAAAGATGAAATTAAAGAATATTACGAAGCTAGATATGTTTCCGCATGTGAAGCAAGCTGGAGAATATTTGCCAACGAGGTTCATTATAGGTATCCTTCTGTCATGAGATTACCTTTTCATCTACCAGGACAACAAAATGTTGTATTTAGTTGTGACGACGATATTGAGGATGTCTTACACAAACCTCAAGTAAATTCTTCGATTTTCTTAGAATGGATGAAGATGAACAATTCTAAGCCTGAAGCAAGACAACTTACATATGTTCAGTTTCCTTCAAAATATGTGTGGAAGTTAAAAGATCGTTGCTGGCAGACACGTCAAAATTATGTTGTTATTGGGAGAATATATTCTGCGTCTCCTTCTCTTGGTGAGGCTTATTATCTAAGAATTCTTCTTACCAAGGTTAAAGGACCAAGATCATTTGAAGAAATCAGAACATATGAAGGTGTTGTTTATCCTACTTTTAGGGATGCGTGTTATGCACGTGGCCTGTTAGATGATGACAATGAATATATCGAGTGTATTAAAGAATCCAGTTTCACTGGTAACGCTCATTATCTTCGTTCTTTGTTTGGAACACTACTTTTGTCTAATACTCTTTCAAGACCTGAAGTTGTTTGGGAGAAAACGTGGGAGCTAATGTCCGAGGACATTTTATACAATATGCGTAAAGATAGTGGCATGAGcg GATTCGTTGTATCAGATGAACGTTTAAAGAATATAACATTGACCAAGATCGAAAAATTTCTTCTTCGTAATGGATCCAGCTTGCACAGGTTCTCAACGATGCCTTATCCTGATGATGACTATCTAATGACCGAGAGCAACCGTTTGATAAACGAGGAGCTTTCGTTTGACATTGATGAACTTAGGGGTGAGTTCAATAATCTGCACAACTCTCTAAACGAAGATCAAAGAGCAGTGTATAATGAAATTATGCATGCTGTTAGAAGTGGAAAGGGGGGTGTGTTTTTTGTGTACGGTTATGGTGGTACGGGCAAGACTTTTTTGTGGAAAACTTTAGGTGCATCCATTAGATCCACTGGACAGATTGTTATTAATGTTGCTTCAAGTGGTATTGCATCTTTGTTGCTATCACGAGGTCGTACTGCCCATTCACGATTTCATATTCCTATTAATCTCAACGAAGATTCGGTCTGCCATATCAAGCCTAATACTGAAGTCGCTAATCTTCTAAACCAAGCCAAGTTGATTATTTGGGATGAGGCACCGATGGTACACAAACATGCTTTTGAGGCTCTTGATCGTACAATGAAGGATGTTTTGAGTGTATTTGATTCACGAAATTCAGAACTTCCATTTGGTGGAAAAGCTATTGTCTTTGGTGGTGACTTTAGACAAATCCTACCGGTTGTACAAAATGGAAGCAGGCAAGATATTGTAAACGCATCTTTATGTTCATCCCATATCTGGTCCCATTGCAAGGTGTTAAAGTTGACAACAAACATGCGTTTATCGGTAGGATCCAGTACCTCAAACATCGAGGAAATAAATCAATTTGGTAAATGGCTTTTAGAGATTGGCGAAGGCAATGTTGGTCATTCTAACGATGGTGATTCACATATTGAATTGCCTGATCATCTTTTGATAACTGATGAGAATGATCCGATTCAGGCTTTGATTGACTTTGTATATCCTTCAGTTTTGGATCGTTTTAAAGACCGTCACTACTTTTCTGAAAGAGCTATACTCGCTCCTAAGAATGAAGTTGTTCATGATATAAATGATCGTTTGCTTGAATTGTTTCCGGGTGAAGAGGTAGAGTATCTTAGCTCTGATAGTTTATGTCCTACTGAGGATATTAATGATCCGTTACATCAAGATTTATATAATCCAGATGTGTTAAATAGTGTGAAAGTTTCTGGATTACCAAATCATAGATTGGTATTGAAATTGGGTGTTCCGGTAATGCTTTTGAGGAATATTGACCAGCAAAACGGTTTGTGCAATGGTACGCGTCTTCAAATCACACGTCTTGGTAAACGTGTTATTGAGGCTGAGATATTATCTGGAAGTAATGTCGGTTCAAGAACTTACATCCCAAGAATTAGCATGATACCATCTGACAAAAAAATACCCTTCAAGTTTCAACGAAGGCAGTTTCCAATAACCGTATGTTTTGCGATGACTATTAACAAAAGTCAAGGACAATCTCTATCCAGAGTTGGTCTATACCTTAGAGATCCCGTGTTCTCACATGGTCAGCTTTATGTTGCTTTGTCGAGAGTAAAGACTAAGGATGGCGTTAAGGTTCTAATATTCGACAAAGATGGGAGACCAACAAACAAAACTGCAAACGTTGTTTACAAAGAAATTTTTGGGAAATTGTAG
- the LOC110919717 gene encoding uncharacterized protein LOC110919717, with protein MFILIQFYILNFQTDVAPIDAEDDVYEVLPGGVRHFVRTAGDRYFRIPDPVSRMARLDEGLRDITVRLNHLDPPKQFTHGTRRERKSDGSGWRYALTSWKKFMKAAGIKVRDRVHYSFDENDQVLSVDLVVP; from the exons ATGTTTATTTTAATTCAGTTCTATATATTAAATTTTCAGACTGACGTTGCACCTATCGATGCTGAAGATGATGTTTATGAAGTATTACCTGGTGGTGTTCGTCATTTTGTTCGTACGGCTGGTGATCgttatttt AGGATTCCCGATCCTGTTTCACGTATGGCTAGACTTGATGAAGGTTTAAGAGATATCACCGTTAGACTTAATCATCTGGATCCGCCAAAGCAATTTACTCACGGTACCAGACGTGAAAGGAAAAGCGATGGATCTGGATGGCGATATGCTTTAACCAGTTGGAAGAAGTTTATGAAAGCTGCTGGAATTAAGGTCCGTGACAGGGTTCATTATTCTTTTGATGAAAATGACCAGGTTTTGagtgttgatctggttgtacctTAA
- the LOC110870441 gene encoding pentatricopeptide repeat-containing protein At3g22470, mitochondrial-like, translating into MFKCFCRNGDFDEADLALRKLVKNGFVVDICVYGSWIDGLCKSGKYREADKLFRKLLKWGSVKKFGEEKKVLKEGRRAIFQLNCEGVVPELMAYECYFRALCNAMKLDDAEVLLKKMMSGRALPETCVYGSFIKALFRSGRDEDAMKFFKVQRKKGLVRVDEIVTYVIMGLCENGKSDDALRLFDEILTVNGFVNGSNVCNIILDGYWKHNGVSKAELFFER; encoded by the coding sequence ATGTTTAAATGCTTTTGTCGAAATGGGGATTTTGATGAGGCGGATTTGGCGTTGCGGAAGCTTGTTAAAAACGGGTTTGTTGTTGATATTTGTGTGTACGGATCGTGGATCGACGGTCTTTGTAAATCCGGGAAGTATCGTGAAGCCGATAAGTTGTTTAGAAAGTTGTTAAAATGGGGTTCAGTGAAAAAGTTTGGAGAGGAAAAGAAAGTGTTGAAGGAGGGTCGACGAGCGATTTTTCAGTTAAACTGCGAGGGTGTTGTTCCGGAACTAATGGCGTATGAGTGTTATTTTCGTGCTTTGTGTAATGCGATGAAACTTGATGATGCGGAAGttttgttgaagaagatgatgagtggTAGAGCTTTGCCGGAAACTTGTGTTTACGGGTCGTTTATTAAGGCGCTTTTTCGAAGCGGTAGGGATGAAGATGCTATGAAGTTTTTTAAagttcaaaggaaaaaggggtTGGTTCGTGTTGATGAAATTGTTACGTACGTAATCATGGGACTATGCGAAAACGGGAAAAGTGATGATGCTTTAAGGTTATTTGACGAGATTTTAACGGTTAACGGTTTTGTAAACGGTTCGAATGTTTGTAATATCATATTAGACGGTTATTGGAAGCACAATGGTGTGTCGAAAGCGGAACTTTTCTTTGAGAGATAG